The sequence GACTCATTTTCTCCAAACGTTCCAAAATCTCTGGCCGCAAGTAATCCCCGGTCTTGCTCTTCTCTCGCAGTGCTTCGATTTCCTGTTTTAGTACTTCGTGGAATTCTTCAAGGGTTTGTGTGGGCTTGTTCCACCGGACCCAAACCTGATACGGCCCGCCGGGCAGAATTTCTCCATGAGCGCCGTTTTTCACGTTGGAAATTTTCAGCGTCGTGCCATCCGAATGCCGGATGTTAATGACGCCATCCTTGAGAGCTCCCGTCGGAGTCGCATCTTTGAGGTGCAAGAGCGAAAACTCCACTTTGGCCAGCCCCGGAATATCGCACCAGGCCAGCGGGCCGGAACTGACACTCATTTCGCCGATATAATCCTGATCGTTCACGATAACCGGGGACGAAGGAAAACCCCAACTCTGCAATTGAAAGTCACTGACTTTAAACTGCTTCACTGTTGGGAATTCGATAATTCGCGGCGTGAGATTTAGTTTGTATACCCGCCCGGAATCGTCTTTAACAATCTCCAACGATTGAGGATTAAGGCCCGACAAGTCGTACTCGGTTTCCTGGGCCTTGGTTTGCGTATCGCCCCGTTCGGGCGAGATCTTCACCGATACGAAAAATTGCCGCGGCGACTTCAGCCGGCCTGTCAGGCGCACCTCGAAGTTGCGATCTTTGCCTGTGGCGCTGAGAAAGGTAGTTCCGTTGGGGCCGACTCCGCTAACGCCGCCATATCCGCGATACGTGTTGATTTCGTTGCCGGGTTGATAGGAGAAAAGCACAATATCCGCATAGAAATAACCGGTTGCCGTTTCTTCCGATTTCGGCGCGTCAGCCCACGCCTTGGAACCCCACGCCCACACCAGCGAAACAAACACGAAGCCGAAGCAGTTCATTTTTCGTAAACGAATTATCATTGGTTTTCCTCCTGAATCCGGTAGCCAGTTTCTAATTTCAAACGGCCGATGCCGCATAGGTATGTTTCGGTTTCGAAAGATTGCATAACTGGCGATGAAGTTGCTGAATGATCGATTGCAACTGCGCCTTCTGCAGAAGTGTGCTGCGTGGATTGCATGGATTGATTGGCCGCCGCCGGTGGCGCGATCGATGCTTCCGATTGGGCACGAAAAACGGCCAACAGCAAAATCGCGGCCAGCGCCGCCAAGCCGGCGGCAACCGGCACCGGAACCGCGATGGTCCGTCGCCACCACGGCAGCGATTGTTTTTGAGCACTGGTTCGCAGTCGCTCCAATTCGGCTGTCACCGCCAAGCGATTACGAACCCGTGATTCCAAGGGCGGCTCCCATTGCTGCAGCCGAGAGAAAGCTTCTTCCAGCAGCGGATCGTTTTCTGGGACGTCGTGCAAATTTTCCAGCGAATCATTGAAATCGTTCATGGTTTGCATTCCTGTTCAGCAAGGATGGCCTGTAATTGCGATCGGCCCCGATGAATATGGCTTTTCACCGTGCCGACCGGCATTTCCAAAATTTCTGCAATCTCCTCGATCGAGCACTCTTCTACAAATCGCAGCAGCAAAACATTCCGCGGCGCCTGGTCAAGCCGGCTGATTGCACCTAGCGCCCGTTCCATTTGTTCGCGGGCTGCAGCCAATGCCGCGGGCGATGGCCCTGGATCGTTAACGTGGATCGCTTCTGCCAATGGAACCGGCCGCTGTTTTGGCTGCCGCCACCGCCGCAGTTGAATATGCCGGGCGGTGGCGAAGACGAATGCTCGCAATTGACCATAACTTCCGCGCATGGTTGGCAAAGTGCGCACCAGCTGCGCAAAAGTTTCGGCCGTTTGCTCCTGTGCCAGATGATGGTCACGATGATCGGACAGAAAAAAGCGATACAGCGGCGTTTCAAATCGGTCGACGAAAATGGCGTAGGCCGCCGGCACGCGTTGCTTGAGTTGGTCGAGCAATAATTCGTCTGGGTGCATGCGAAACATTCAGCCCTGCGACTGGGATTGCCGCCAGGGAAGTTATTTCCGACCCTGTAGGGTGTCTACTTCACGGCACAGCAAGTTCCGTTGGCATAGAGTATAAGTGCCAAGCGCCGAAAAAAGGTTGCAAAACGTTTCCAATTAGGCACAATGATGGCCGGTGTCAGTAATCGGGGGTTGAGCCAGTGAATAAAATTCCTACGCTCTTGGAGCCACGCATCATGCCGCGCAAATTGTTGACGACATTGTTTTTGGGAATCGTCCTAGCTAGCGGCGCGATTGGTTTCGCAGCTGAATCAGCGGGAAATAAACTCGACTTGAGTTTTGTGCCGGCCGAAGCATTTGCCATCAGTGTGATTCAGCCGCAGCGCATCTTTACCGGTCCGCTGGCGCCGGTGTGTGCGTCGATCATGAATATGGCCGGTGGCAAAGAGAAGATCGGCTTTGATCCGGGAGAGATCGAACAGGCGATGATGATTCTCGGGCTGCAGCCAGATGCCGCGGCAAATCCTAATAAGCCGCCAAGAATTGGATTTGTGATCCGCTTTGTCAGCGATGTCGATCAATTAGCCTGGGCCGCCAAAATTGTTCCGCATGGAACCGATGGCACGGTGGAAGGGCGCAAAGCCCGAGTCAATGCCAACGACTACGCCATGTCGTGTCTGTTTGCAGATGCCAAGACGCTACTCATCGCCAATCAGCCCGATTTACAGTGGTTGCTGAGGGCCAAACCCGGCGACAGCCCGCTACGGAAGTTAGCAGCCAGCGCGGATGACTCGCCGGAGTGGCAATTACTGCTAGCGGTGGAACCGCTACGGCCTGTCGTTGCGCCTGCTTTCGCCGAAGCTGCACAGCAGTATCCGCGACTGGCAGCGCTGCCAAAGCTTCCGACTCTAGCGAACAGCGTTACCGCGAACTTGCGACAGATGCCGCAAGGTGCTGCGATGCAATTCGATGTTATTGCCGCTACGCCCGACGATGCAGCGGCGAAGGAATTGACCGACGACATCAAGGAATTGCTCGACGTGGTCAAAAATCAACTCATCGAGGGAATGCAAACCGGTGCGCGAGCCGCTGGGAGTGCCGGCGGTCCGCCTCCAGCAGTAATCAATCAAATGCAAATGATGAGCAACAAAGTCGTGGCGGCGCTCCAACCGACGCAGGAGGGGAAGCAAGTCAAAATCCATACGGATATTCAATCTGGCCCGGCAACCATTGGCATGGCGGTCGCATTGATCCTGCCAGCCGTGCAAGCGGCGCGCGAAGCGGCGCACCGCACCGAAGACTCAAACAATCTTAAGCAGCTTGGCCTGGCGCTGTTGAATTATGCAGACGCAAACAAACGTTTGCCCGCCCGAGCGATATTCGATAAAGACGGAAAGCCGCTATTGAGTTGGCGGGTGATGATTTTGCCATACTTAGAGGAAAACGAGCTGTACAAACAGTTTCATCTCGACGAACCGTGGGACAGCGAACACAACAAAACGCTGATCGAAAAAATGCCCGACGCTTACAAGCATCCTGAATTTAATGAGCCAGGTAAAACGTTGTACGTGGTGC is a genomic window of Pirellulales bacterium containing:
- a CDS encoding RNA polymerase sigma factor, yielding MFRMHPDELLLDQLKQRVPAAYAIFVDRFETPLYRFFLSDHRDHHLAQEQTAETFAQLVRTLPTMRGSYGQLRAFVFATARHIQLRRWRQPKQRPVPLAEAIHVNDPGPSPAALAAAREQMERALGAISRLDQAPRNVLLLRFVEECSIEEIAEILEMPVGTVKSHIHRGRSQLQAILAEQECKP
- a CDS encoding DUF1559 domain-containing protein, encoding MPRKLLTTLFLGIVLASGAIGFAAESAGNKLDLSFVPAEAFAISVIQPQRIFTGPLAPVCASIMNMAGGKEKIGFDPGEIEQAMMILGLQPDAAANPNKPPRIGFVIRFVSDVDQLAWAAKIVPHGTDGTVEGRKARVNANDYAMSCLFADAKTLLIANQPDLQWLLRAKPGDSPLRKLAASADDSPEWQLLLAVEPLRPVVAPAFAEAAQQYPRLAALPKLPTLANSVTANLRQMPQGAAMQFDVIAATPDDAAAKELTDDIKELLDVVKNQLIEGMQTGARAAGSAGGPPPAVINQMQMMSNKVVAALQPTQEGKQVKIHTDIQSGPATIGMAVALILPAVQAAREAAHRTEDSNNLKQLGLALLNYADANKRLPARAIFDKDGKPLLSWRVMILPYLEENELYKQFHLDEPWDSEHNKTLIEKMPDAYKHPEFNEPGKTLYVVPVGKGLAFEGTEGLRLKDFTDGLSNTIMLVEAAPAKAVPWTKPEDWSPDDNNPMKDLGGLFAGNIVNIGFADCHVDGISKDIDAAVFKALLTRSGGEKIPQ